The genomic segment TGAGGAGAGGGGCCGGGGATCTGGAGTGTCTGGGCCCCGGGCACTCCTTCCCAAtcgcccagccccctcctccctcagacccaggagtcagGTCCCGCCCGCCTCTCTTCCTAGGCCCCGCTCCAGGCTACACTCACCCCTGCAGGCCTTACGGCTGGTGATAGGCTGGCCGGGGTCCCTCCAGAACCCCGGGCGGCAGTAGTGACAGTGGCGCCCAGCCGTGTGGTGGCGGCACCGCTCACAGACGCCCCCGCTCCGGCCGCCAGACAGCCTGAACAGCTCCGAGTTGAACCTGCAGCGTCGGGCGTGCTGGTTGCAGGAACAGGCTAGAAAGAGGACGGAGCAGCCACGCGTCAGGCCCGGCCTTGCTGCTCTGGGCCCCGGGCTCCCTGAACCTCCTCGTTCTCATCTTGGGGTGCACTGGACTGAAGTGGGTAACCCCGAGGGGCCCGATGGACCGCCCGAATGTCCCTGAGACGCTGGGGTTCAGCACGGAGCTCTGCGGGCACGGGCTGTGGAGTCAGACCCCGCACGTCCGCTCCCCACTGTGTTCCTCGAGCAAATGACTTTTCTGCAGCTCAGCCTCCTTTGCCGTAAGATGACAGTTCCGATGTCTACTACTTCCGGAGGCTTAAAGGAAACCAAAAGGATGTGAAGTTCTTGACCCGGGGCCTGACCCAGAGCCTGCCCTTGCCTGTGGGGAGTTTCTGCGCGCCCGGTGCTGCACATTTCGTTCTCGGAATGGCTCTGTGAGGTTCACGGCTTCCAAAGTAATACAGCTgagggggtggcaggggcagggTCGGCACCCAGGCCTGGCTCGAGTCTGTGCACCGCGCAAGCAGGCCCCGCGCGAGGATTCTGTGCGGTGTGTGTCTTCCTGGGGGGCTCTGGTCAGGGAGGCAGTGGGCGTCGAACCTTACTGCCTCTCACAGTTACCAGGAAACAGCTTCTCGGGCGCACCCCCAGGGATCTGTGGTTCTGGCGAGCGAGATGCTGACTCAGGGGTTCGCGGGCCGTTCTTTGGAGAGATTTAAGGAGGGGCCTGGGCTGGCAAGGCCCGAGAACGCGGAGAAGCAGTAGGAaggtcaggaaactgaggcagcggTGCGTTCTTGGGAAAATGAGGCCCCTCTCAAAACCGTGGCTTCCTCCCATCCACTGGGGACCTCAGTCCTTCTCCCCCAGGGTTTCCATGAGCCTGGAGGCAGCTGGTGCTCTTTAGATTATCAGTGGGAAGAATCTGGCTTTGGATTCCTTCTGACCTGAGGGTGATCACTTCACCTCACTTGTGCCCGGAAAACTCCGGTGACGGGAAGGGGTTCAGATCACCCCCGTCGGTCAAACCCGCGGCTCTGCCACAGGACTTAGTCCCATCCTGTGCGCCCAGACCCTGCTTCCTCACGACACCGTCGGCTTCTTGCCCAGATTCAGAGTGCCGGCGCCACGCTCGGCCTGGGGCCGTATGGTGACCCTCAGACAGAAGGCCTCCCCCGCTCCCAGGCCCTGTCCAGGACGACCCCCAGCCCGCCCCCAGACAACGTGAGTCTCCCCTCAGGGCTCAGATCTGGCTGGTAGAGCGGAGTGGAGCTACCTCCCGGGGCCTGGTGCGGGGCCTGGTAACAAACGCACAGCATCAGCCAGGGCGGCAGAGGCcggaggcagaagagagggggCTGTCTCTGAGGAGGGGCAGCTGGCacatgggcagggcagggcccagaCCCTGGAATCTCCCGCCTGGAAAAACCCgagggagggtggaggcagggaaggtGTGGAGCAGGCCTGGAGCTTGCCGGGCTAGCCGGATGGCCCGGTGGATCGCCCGTTATCTAGGAAGGTCTGTCTTCCCGAGTCCAGTCCCGGCACCGCCGCTTGCTAGCGTCGAGACTTAAAAGCAAGTGGGGCGGCCCCTCGGGCCCCCACCCTCTTCATCCGGGGAGTGGTAACATTGGCGATTCCGCAGTGAGGTCTTCCTTGGCGCCAGGTACCATATGCTCAGCTTTATTGTAAGGACTCTATGCATATCAACTCATTGGGTTTTCACCACGGCCTATAGAAGTGCTGTTACCAGCCCCGCTTGACAGGCAGAGGAaccggaggcacagagaggtcaggtcacttgcctgtggtcacacagcCATGGAGCagaggagctgggatttgagcccaggccGGCCGGCCCGCAGCTGAGCCCGAGTGCCCATCTGCCACCCTGGGGCACCGAGTGTGACGGCACCTGACAGGAGCCAAGACCCCAGAGCGGGACTTCCCGGGCTCAGATTCTTGACCCTGCCGCTCCCTAGCTGTGTGTGCTTGGGCAGGGGCCTTCTTCCCCTCcagcctcagcctcctcatcCGTGCAAGGGACCCGATGACAAGCCTGCCTGGTACCCAGCAGGCGATGGGTACATATGTGTTCATGAATAAATACTTCCCCCATGTGGTTGGTTTGGTGACTCGGGAAAAGTCCCGCTGCCCTGTTCCCCACGACCATTGGGTAAATATCACCGGAGCACCTGCAGCAGCGGCATCATAATGGTGTGAGGGGCAGAGGCTGGAGAGACTGGAGCTCCCAGTGGGCAGCAGAGAGTGGCAGGCAGGTGGAgcctgcgggggtgggggcggggggggaggagcctggggggggcggggggaggctgtgggggaggCGAACGGGGGATCCGCTCAGGAGCAGTAGGGGTGAAGCAAGGAGCAAGCCCTGCTCAGGCTCGCAAGGGGCGAGCACACTGCCCGCAGGGACCAGGGACCGGCTGCTACTGCCAGAGCCTCGGGGGCCGagtggtgggtgggggcaggaagaggggggcCCAGGACTCacgcaggcaggggtgggggtgctggggcgTGGCGGGCCGCCAGGGCCAGTCTCGATGGGACGGGCGGCAGCTCTCGCAGCCTGGGCCGGTGGTGTGgtggcggcagcggcagcggggCGGCCGGGCGCGGGCAGCACAGCGGGCAGCGTGGCCGTGGCACTGGCAGCGGCCTCGAACGCCACCTGCCGCCAGCCCCGCCCGGCCCCCGAACTCCACGCGGAGGTGACTGACCACCACGCTGGACTTAGGGCCCGGCGGGGCTCGGAAGGTCACCTTCTCGGGCCCCCCCAAGGCCCCAGGCCAGGCGGGTCTGCGCCACAGTGATCTCCAGGGGCCTCCGGTGGCCCAGGCAGCAGACAGGACCAGGGCTGGGGATCCTGGCGTGCAGAAGCGTAGGCTGACGGACGTCAGGAGGAAGGGGCCACCCAGGGCCAGGGTCAGACTCCCGTTGCAGGTGGCCCGGGGGCTGAGGTCCGCCCCCAGGGAGAGGGCACAGGCCTGGGGACAGGAGGCCGCCAGGCCAGCCAGCTGGGTCACCGGTGGGAGGCAGAAGCGGGGGCGGCCACCTGGATGGTAGCACGGGTCTGCGGTGGCCTGGCTCAGGAGGAGCAAGAGGGCAAAGGTCACGGACATGGTCCTAGCAGAGCAAGTAcctggagaggaggagaggagaggagtgaCCAGGCTGAGGGTCATCGGTCACCCTCCACCCCCGCTTCCCGCAGGCTCTCTGAGGATCCCTAGCATTCCACCCCTGGCCCTGCCCAAGCCCCCCTGCCCGGCTGCTTCTAAGCGAGGAAAATAGTTCCATCTGGGGAGAATTACTGTTTACATAACCCAAAGGGAAAAGAACGCAAGCAAAATTGAGAATTTTGCCTGAACTAATCCGTAGCTTAACACCCCAGAGCTATCGTCAGTGTCGAGGGGCAGGGggccctggggagagggcaggggtggggacagagggggaaTCCTAGAGAGGGCACCAGGGGGAGGGGCATTGGGAGACAGATGAAACTCAGAGACAAAGGGACAGAGGCACAGACAGCCGAAGACAGGCAGGAGGGGACACAAGTGTAAGGGAAGGGCCAGGTGCAGAGAAGGAGCCATGAGGAGAGAGGACCGGACACAAGGGGAGGCCAGAAGGCCCAGATGGAGAGCGGCTGGGCACCCAGATCCACAGGGAATGGAGGGGATGGAGTGCCCGGGAGCCTGGGGCCCAGGCAGACAgtcagacagacaggcagacctTGAGGCTCGGAGATACCCAGGGAgcaggaggagagcagagagcagacaGCCTGGCTTGCCTGGcccatggggaggggggggggggagagaagaggggaggggagggggctgggggaggagctcGGCAGGGGATCAGAAGCGGGAGGCCAGGCCCCCAGCCCACGAGGATCAGAGCAGAGGCCCTTTCCCACGTGGGGCCCTAACCTTGTTCTCCACACCCAGGGCACGGAGGGGGATTATCGCCAAACAACCCAGCGGCCTCCactgccacccacccccagcctccaccctgcctTAACCCTTTCCCACCCAGGTGCCAAGCCCAGAGAAGTATGCTGAGGAACCGGAGGGGGGACACCCGGGGACTAGAACCCTAGGTCACTCTGGAGCTGAAAAGCAGGGTTAAGAAAGCTGGTGCACGAGTCCCCCTTAGAATTCACGGTGGGAGAACCCTGTACTTGGATTTCTGAGGACTTTCTTATAATCTCAGCCCTCCCCACTCCCGCCTGCCATCCTAGGCCTCAGGGTCGGGAGAGCAGAGCTCCCACATTGTCCGCCCCCCCTAAGGTCCCCAGATTAGAAAGGGGAACGGATGTGGGGGGTGGCAGGTGCTGAGGaagcgggcagagagagaggcaggacagGGCAGGGCCAGATTCCCAGGCGTCCAAGGGGGCCTGAAGTCCAGACCCTGGGATGGCAAGAGCTGGGAAGGACTCGGGTGCTGAAATGCCCCCCTGGTTTCCTGCTCCAGGGCTGGCAGCCCCTAGTGAGGAACTTCCTCAGGTTTGGGGGGTCTTAGAGCCTTTCTGGGCCCCACTGTCCACGCCCTTAGCTTGCTCCCAGCCTGGGAGTCTGTGAGGCGTCTGGGGGTGCAGGTGGGGTCCCATCCTCCCCCAGCCTGCTTTCACAGCCCCGGGTGTCCCCACTGCAGTTGTCATGTGCAGAGACCACGTCCCCCTGCCCCGGATGACCGGCGTCACCCTCCGCCCCTCCCGAGGGGCCTGGCGCCATTTTGCTCACTGGCGGCAGCGGCATTTGCCCCGTCCGTTACCGCCAGCCTTGTTAAGGGCCTGGCCCCCACCTCCTACCTCTCCTTTCTGACCTGGGTGGTTCATGGGGTACCACTTTCTGGACCCTAGCACCTTGGATGGCCAGGCCGTGAGTCCCCCGGTGTTCCTGAGGGGTCCAGAAGCCAGCCCCTGGCCATCTGGGAACCCAGATGTCCAGCCTCCTGTCCCTACCCGTCTGGGAACCGGAACATAcctcccgcgccccccccccccccccccccccgccataagGAGAAAAGCCTAGCTGTGTTCCACCGGACCCACAGTAGGCCCCCCTGGCTGGGCGGTGTGGAGGTCCGCCTGGAACCCAGGCTACTTTTCCCTGGCTTTTTTGCACACACCCTGCCCTTTGCCCCTGATGTTGGCCAAACCTGCACCCAAGAAGAGTGTCCTCTGCGGTGCGTTCCTCCCGTGCTCTCCCGTCCCGCGGGAGCTCGGCGGCGGCGTGGGCTCTCAGGAGTGAGTGCTGAGTGGCTGTCGCCAGGCCCCAGGCTAGCGGGGGGTTCTGGGCGggagctcagagcagagcccgcaGAATCCAACACCACCACCGctccccccaacctccccccccacccccgccccaatcCCCTTCGCCAACAGCAGCCACGCTCTCCCCACAGGGACCCCAGCCAGCCCGCCACCCAGGACTATGTGGAGCGCCAAGGACATCGCCGGAGGGGGATAGCCCCGAGCAGGCTGGCCCAGGAGGCTCAAGGCAGGTAGGATGGGACAGCCGGCCAGGTGGGCTTTCCCGGGTCTCGGGTCCCCACCGCACTCACACTTAGACCCCTGCCCCAGGACTCCCGCTGGGCTGAGCCCACCACGTGGTGGTGCAAtcgatggggaagggaaggggctgaCCGGCCAGGCGGCTTCAGGGCGGCCCCTGGCCCACACTGAAGGGGGACCCCCAGCCAGAGCCTCCTCCCCTCTGGAACCTTCTGTCAGCTGTGGGTGAACTGAGGATGAAGGTCAGTCATTTTCAAACCCCAAAAATCGGTGCTTTGGGGGGGATCTGGACAGCCACCGGGAAACCCAAAGAATTGGGCCGCTTTCCGAGatggtgggtggggaaggaggagaggggataAGAGTCCCTCGACCTAGGACCTAGCAttggagggaggaagcagggacCCCAGCTCAAAGCGGAAAGGCCTTTCCTGCGAGGCCTCAACACTTCACTCACGGAAATTGTCATGCTGATGTGACTGACAACCCGATGGTTTTGACTAGAAAAATAAGGCTGTCCTTCACTTCCCGCTGAGAAAAGCTGGGGCGGGGGAGTCTCGAGAGGGTAGGGCACAGATATTTGCTGCCGCGCCCTTGAGTGCCTTCGTTTCGGTGCCACGAGGACCCGACCCTGACAGGGATTTGGGGGTCCGCTGGCGGGACCCTGTCCTGGGGTCGGGAGAGCACAGCCAAGGGGCTGTGTGATTCTCGTTCCGGGTGGCCCTCACCCGCCAGCACGAGTCGGGAGCCAGGACAAGGACATCGGATTTGAAATTAAGCCCGGAGGAGCAGTTAACCGCGAGAGAAGGAGATCGGGGGCAGAGACACCCCTAGATCACAGGGCGCATACCGGTTCTGGGACGGCGGTGTGAGCGACAGGGTAACATCACTGCACAAATCCATCCCGCAAGTGCGCCCCAGAGTCCCTCCTGTGTGCAGACACCCCGCTGAAGCTACCACCGCGAACTCCTACAAACCTCCCCGCCCTTGTCAGTCAGGCTTACAGTCCAGAGAGAAGAGCGATCGCTTCGGGCAAGTAGTAAGTAATTCTGCTCCAGAGGATGGCGGAAGGTGGCGAGGAAGGTGGCGAGCGCTGCGGAACAAAAGcgagcagggaggtgggggtgggggggtgggggtccggAGGGGACATCCAGGCTGAGACCCGAAAGCGGTGGGGACACACCGCAAGCCACCCGAGCATCATCGTGGGGGCTGGAGCGACGCGGGCAGAGGGCAAGGCCAGCGCAAAAGGCTAGTTTGGCTGCCAGAGAAAATTCCAGGAAGTTTAGGTCGCATTTTACTTTCCTCCCCATCCGGGGACAAGAAGTTTCTTAAAGTAATGTGACCTGGAGGGaggctttcttcctcccttttggTTTTCATagtacttacttacttatttacctatttatttatttatttatttaggagaaGGGGTTCCTCAAGTATTGGGCACTTTCATCcccagagaggaggaagcagaaccccacccccacccccacccccagggcacaTTTCACTCAGCCCAGCAGTGTGGGACCCACAGCTCTGGGCTTGCGGAGATCTTTTGCCCCTACCTGGGCGGCCCAGACACGGCAGAGGCCCCACAAGGCAAGGCAGGTCACATTCCACGTCTGGCTGGACTGAGAGTGTGCGGCTGAGGGCTCTCCCTGAGGAATTCTCGAAAAATCCAGGACAGtaactgacagcacagattccTGAGCCACACGGCCTGGGTTCAGattcacgctctgcctctctcctagctgCATGACCTAAagcaggtttctttttcttttcttttcttttttttaaatatttatttatttatttatttatttatttatttatttagagagtgagtgtgggggggggggagggacagagagagagagagagagacagagaatcctgtgcaggctccccactgccagcgcggaacccgatgcggggctcaaacccaccaaccgtgagatcccgacctgagccgaaaccaagagtccaagccgcccaggcgcccctaaagcaggTTTCTCAACCTCCCTGTGCCAGGGTgccctcatctgttaaatgagcATAACAGTGTGCCTTCCTCGCAGGAGAtcaagaggattaaatgagcgaAGACAGGCTTTCAGTTTCCTCTCTGAAACTCTGAAACTCTTTAGACCAGACACGTTTCAGAACCTGTGTGTTGGCACCGTAATGGGGTCCCTAGACTGTATGTTAGGTAACTCCCCTGCGGGATCTGGGCAGCATCCCATAAtccaactctttctttctttctttctttctttgtttctttctttctttctttctttctttcaatgtgtattgatttttgagacagacagagacagtgaaagcggaggaggggaagagagagggagatacagaatccgaagcaggcttcgggctctgagctgtcagcgcagagcccgacgcgggactcgaactcacaaacctggagatcgtgacctgagccgaggtcagacacttaaccgactgagccaaccagccaCTCCTAACGTTACTGTTTCTGTAGCAAAACACACGGACATCACATTGAGCAAAGTCTACAAATAGCCGCGGGTCAGTTCAGGCCATGTTTTGTCCCCGGATGAGTTCAATTCGGGTGGGGGGTTGGCCACCCAACTGGAGGAAAGTGGCCAACAAGGAATTGCGGACTGAGATGGTAAGTCTGGGGCCAGTGCCTGGTGTGTGGCAGGAACCACAGAAGCAGCAGCCTTAATTCGCTGTTTTTCTGTGGCTTTCTAGTTGTTCAGGCTGAGAGAAAGCCAGGAGAGGGAGCTCTTGAGATTCCTGGAAGAGGGTGGCTGCAGGGCCGGCTGCCTGATTTGCAGAGCCCAGTGGAACGTGGAAACAGGGGGGGCCTTGTTcacatttattgatattttgtaGCTGGTGAGACCAGAGCACTAAACCAAGTGCAGCACCCCCCCTCgcggtttgttttttttaaaacaagtaaactctgcacccgacacggggctcacactcacaaccccgcgatcaagagttgcacgctgtaccaactgagccagccaggtgaagCGCGGGGTCCTTTTGAGTGCAGGCCGTGGGCTGTTGCACGGGTCACACGCCTGGCTGGTGGGTACCTTTGTCCTGAGCGGCTCCCTCTTCCCCGGTAACCCAGGCTCTAGTCCCGGCTCCGCTCACCCCCTCTGCCTTTGGGACCTGGCCAGCCCCACAAGCTGGCTAGAGCCTGAGACCTGAGTCCTCCATGTAGGACCCCCCAGGCAGGCCCCGAGCTGGCAGCTGGTGTGATAAGGATTGGGACAGAGTTGTCAGGAGGCACGTGAGCAGAAGGGCTCCCCCTTTGGAAACCAGAGCAGTGGGCAGGGCACTCCTCGTACACCCCGGTGGAATGTGAGGTCACACTCAGCCTTGCTGTGGAAGAGCCAGCTGACCTTGCTGGGGACCCACGCTGAACAAGCGACATTTGAGGAGGGCCCAGGAGTGCTCAGATTTCCCACAGGGGTCAGATTAATAAAGTGAGGAGCCCCGGAATGTGGGAGGAGGAGAGCTGAGGCAAGACCCACAGCACCCTGACGTTTGAGGGGAGCTGGCGGGGAGAGAGATGGGATGCCTGGAGCAGGGGAGGACAAAAGCCAGATGATGaagagtgcccccccccccccccaatccaggGCTTCCTCCCACACGGGCCCATGAGACTCCTGAGCTGTGGCCACTGGAATGGCCACAGGGAAACCGCAGAtacagaagagaacagaaagcgGGTCAGGACGCGCAGGACGCCGCTAGACAGGCTGGGATGACTTGTGTGAGGAATGAACCATTGGAGGGTGGGTGAGACTCACGTGCGCCTGCCCACCCGTCCTGACCgggtcctccctcctccctgcagccatCGCGAGATCCTGGGCCACTTGCGCTTCCTTCTCCACCGTCCGCTTCCTCTTCATCATCGTCGTGGCGTCTACCGTCTTCCACTGCCACTGGCGCCTGGCCGTGGTGCCCGGCCCCTGGGCCTACTCGGGCCGCGTCGTCCTGCTCCCCAGATCTCTGCCCCGGGGCGGCATGCTCACCGTCAACGCCCAAGGGCGCCTGGGGAACCAGATGGGGGAGTACGCCACCCTGTACGCCCTGGCCAAGATGAACAGGCGGCCCGCCTTCATCCCGGCCGAGATGCACCGCGCGCTGGCGCCCATCTTCCGGATCAGCCTCCCCGTCCTGCACCACACCGCGGCCGGCAGGATCCCCTGGCGGAACTACCCCCTGAACGACTGGATGGAGGGCCGCTACCGCCACATCGCGGGCGAGTACGTGCGCCTCACCGGCTACCCCTGCTCCTGGACCTTCTACCACCACGTGCGCGACGAGATCCGGCGCGAGTTCACCCTGCACGACCACGTGCGGGAGGAGGCCCAGGCGTTTCTGCGGCGGCTGCGGGTGGGCGGGCGGCGGCCGGGCACCTTCGTGGGCGTCCACGTGCGCCGCGGCGACTACGTGCACGTCATGCCCCGCGTGTGGAAGGGCGTGGTCGCCGACCGCGGGTACCTGGAGCGGGCCCTGGGCTGGTTCCGGGCCCGCCACCGCGCCCCGGTCTTCGTGGTCGCCAGCAACGGCATGGCCTGGTGCCGCGAGAACATCGACGCCTCCCGCGGCGACGTCGTGTTCGCCGGCCAAGGACTTCGCGCTGCTCACGCAGTGCAACCACAGCGTCATCACCGTGGGCACGTTCGGGATCTGGGCCGCCTACCTGGCGGGCGGGGACACCATCAACCTGGCCAATTTCACCCTCCCGCACTCCCCCTTCCGCTGGATCTTTAAGCCCCAAGCAGCCTTCCTGCCGGAGTGGATGGGCATCGCTGCTGACCTTGGCCAGGCCAGAGAGAACAGCCCCTAGCCCCGCACGCGCCTCCCTGGCCCTCGGGTCGGCAGGCGGGCCCAGAATCAGGCACCCACGGCCTGCCTCCCGGCTGCTCTGCTTCTGAGCTGGGCGGCCTCgaacaagtgacttaacctctctgtgcctttgcgGGCCACGTGCAGAACGTAATACAGGACTTCCCTCAGCGGCTCCTCGCAAGAACCCAGCAAGTCCATTCGGTGCCTTGAAAACACGCGGTGAGTATTGGCCGCTAACGGGCGCGTGCGTGGCGTCCCCTGAACCGTTGTGCTGCTTTAAGAGGGAAACATATTTTGAGCGTAAGCCCAAATTTTTTTGCCCCTGCCTCCTGAGAGGGTTTGGTTTGGTGAAGCCATTCCTGCCCTCAAGTCAAGGGCAGCTAAGAATTCGGGCTTTGGGTTTCCTGAGGCCTTATCCTGCAAGGATGTGAGGGAAGCCAGGATCTGAGAGGGTAAATCTCAGGGAGACACCCTCGGTGGAGCAGAGAAGTCCCCGGAAAtgggggtgggcgtggggtgggggcctCACAACGCTCCCGGGACCCAAAGCCACTCTGAGAAACCCCTGTGTGGACAAAAGTTGGATGAAATGATCGTAATACGGGTTTTCTGGTATTCAGCGTGTTTAGAAGTATGGAGATCCCAGTATCTTTTATCGGTGTATCACTCCTTTCtggatagtaaaaaaaataataataataattaatttaaaaaaatctttttttttcaaagtttattgattttttaaaacaaaaatatctaatgcttatttatttttgaaagagagagggagacggggcacgagcaggggaggggcagagagagagggagacacagaatccgaagcaggctccaggctccaagccatcagcccaaagcccgacgcggggctcaaactcacgaaccgtgagatcgtgacctgagccgaagtcggacgcccaactgacagggcacccaggcacccctgaatcccCATTTCTTAGCAGGCTTCTGAGGTTGAACAGATTTGTTTTCACATATTAATCACATTGTATCTCCCCAGAGCCATTTTGACCCCAGTTTACTTCCTTCAGTCCAGATGGAGGCATCATGGTCTGGGGCTGAGGGTCGGGGATACTAAAGAAAAGCCGAAGAAGGTtccagaggaaggggaggggagccgGGAGGGAGGTTCTATGTGAGCCGTCTACTACTGCTTAGCAAATTTACTccaaaacatagtggcttaaaataactaCAGTAATTTATCACCTCGTACAGTGTGTGTGGGTCAGGAATTCGGGAGCCGTGTAGCTGGATGGTTCTGCCTGCCAGGTGTCGGCAAAGGCCAGTCATCTGAAGGTCCTCCTGGGGCCGGGGGGATCGGCTTCCACGGCTAGAAGTTTCCTGGGCTCTTGGCTCTTGGTCATATCCTCGAGATGTGGGCCTCTGTGGGGTTGTGTGAGCCTCAAGGCCGCTGGATTCCTCCCTAGAGAGAAACCAAGAGACCAAGGTGGAAACTGCCATGCCTTCACGGCCCAGCCCGCCCGAGCCGCACACGGCCACTTCTGCCATATTCCATCGATCACACAGTGCAGCCCAGGTGCACTGTGGGAGGGGACCGCAGCAGGTTAGGATCCCCCAGAGCAGGGGGATCACTgcaggcagccagtgtggggggtggggggggggtgacactAGTTTTCTAGAGTcgtcataacaaagtaccacaaacgtCGTGGCTTAAACCACAGACACGGATTGTCCGatggctctggaggctggaagtctgatcCTCAAGGTCAGCTGGttggttccttttctttctttcttttatttttaatgtttatttattattgagagacagagacagactgtgagcaggggaggggcagagagagagggagacacagaatccgaagcaggctccgggctctgagctgtctgtcagggaccccgagatcatgacctgagtcgaagtcggacactcaacccactgagccccgcCAGCCGCCCCCTGGTTGGTTCCTTCTAAGGCCATGAGGGAGGATGTGTTCCTGACTTGTACATGACCGTCTTCTCCCTGGCTTTTTGTCTCCCCTCTGTACaggtctgtgtccaaatttcctcctcTTCGTTAGGACGCCAGTCATAAGGGATGATGCcctcatttttgtaaatgtttttatttacttatttatttttgagagaggga from the Prionailurus viverrinus isolate Anna chromosome E2, UM_Priviv_1.0, whole genome shotgun sequence genome contains:
- the NTN5 gene encoding netrin-5, whose translation is MSVTFALLLLLSQATADPCYHPGGRPRFCLPPVTQLAGLAASCPQACALSLGADLSPRATCNGSLTLALGGPFLLTSVSLRFCTPGSPALVLSAAWATGGPWRSLWRRPAWPGALGGPEKVTFRAPPGPKSSVVVSHLRVEFGGRAGLAAGGVRGRCQCHGHAARCAARARPPRCRCRHHTTGPGCESCRPSHRDWPWRPATPQHPHPCLPCSCNQHARRCRFNSELFRLSGGRSGGVCERCRHHTAGRHCHYCRPGFWRDPGQPITSRKACRACQCHPIGATGGICNQTSGQCSCKLGVTGLTCNRCGPGYQQSRSPRMPCQRIPEATTPLAPTPGAYSSDPQCQNYCNVSDTRVYMSLWRYCQQDYVLRAQVLASEAAGPAWQRLAVRVLAVYKQRARPVRRGGQDAWVPRADLACGCLRLRPDTDYLMLGSAAGGPDPARLVLDRHGVALPWRPRWARPLRRLQLQERAGGCRGLRPPTPSPGPEP
- the LOC125153414 gene encoding LOW QUALITY PROTEIN: galactoside 2-alpha-L-fucosyltransferase SEC1-like (The sequence of the model RefSeq protein was modified relative to this genomic sequence to represent the inferred CDS: inserted 2 bases in 1 codon), which translates into the protein MTSIARSWATCASFSTVRFLFIIVVASTVFHCHWRLAVVPGPWAYSGRVVLLPRSLPRGGMLTVNAQGRLGNQMGEYATLYALAKMNRRPAFIPAEMHRALAPIFRISLPVLHHTAAGRIPWRNYPLNDWMEGRYRHIAGEYVRLTGYPCSWTFYHHVRDEIRREFTLHDHVREEAQAFLRRLRVGGRRPGTFVGVHVRRGDYVHVMPRVWKGVVADRGYLERALGWFRARHRAPVFVVASNGMAWCRENIDASRGDVVFXPAKDFALLTQCNHSVITVGTFGIWAAYLAGGDTINLANFTLPHSPFRWIFKPQAAFLPEWMGIAADLGQARENSP